In Planococcus shixiaomingii, the DNA window AATGATAAGCTTTGCAGATTTTCATAAACCGCTCGCCAAAAGCCCCCGTAACGATCACTAGTACTTCTTCGCCAGGGGCCACAGTATTGACGACCGCCGTTTCAAGCCCAGCTGTTCCGCTGCCTGTCAAAAGGATCACGTCTTGTTCAGTTCCAAACACCCGCTTCAGCTTCGGACGGATTCTAGCAAACAAATCTGAAGTACTTTGGCCGCGGTGGCCGATCATCGGCTGTGCCATAGCGCGCTGAACACTAGGTGGAATAGGCGTTGGCCCAGGAATCCGTAAAATTTGTTGGTCTGCTAACATCATCAATCTTCCCCTTTCAAGTGAAACGAAAAAAAGACCCTCCGCTCCCTACATAAAAATGCAAGGGGCGAAGAGTCTTATTCGCGGTACCACCCTAATTCACTGCCCGATATAACAAGCAGCCTCATTGGTTCTAATGCGTAACGGGCACGAAGCGGATAGACCTACTCGAATTCAGTCCACCTATTCAGGAGTGCTGCCTTCTGCCGAAACCGCTGATTTCCACCACCCATCAGCTCTCTTAAGATTTCTTTGCATAAGCTTATCTCCATCAAAATAGTTGTTTATAAAATTGGATTGAACTTATCATATCAGATGATAAAAAGTTGTCAATCTATAAAAAATATTCAGTTAAATTGAAACCGATTTCATTGTTGATAGGACGGGGGTAAAATTTTTCAACTTTTTTATTATTATATAAGTTGAACTAAAAAAATTAACTCTTGCATATCGCTTTGGTTGCTTTGGGGAAGGCAAAGATTATTGCTCTTGCGCAAGCTCGTCGCAAAGGAGGCGCTAAAGCGCTCCTTGGCTCCCGCAATAAGCCGAAAAACATCCGTCTTATTGCTTCGCCTAGCCCTCAGACGCGCCAAAGCTAAGAAATTACTCGAAATGCTAAGTGATTATCTAAATGTTTGCTAGCTTACTGCTAGTTGACTGGAAGATGTAGAGCAAAACAGCGGAGAAAAAGTTGTGCTCCTGTCTCTGCATTGCACCTGCATCGCTGCGCTGCTTCGGTGCATGAAAAACCGCCGCTGCACTAGCTTCGAGACATGAAAAAGAGTTGCAGCGCTATGCGCTTCGTCGCAAAGATATGGCCTAAACTTCCTTTGGGCCATATCTTCGCAGCTGTTTTGCAGAATATCAACAAATACAGATGTTAAGTTCAACATATATAAAAGCAACATTGTTCCCCACTCATTCCGTTGTTATTCCCCTCGCCATTCCGGCTGCCGTTTTTCATTGAAAGAACGAATGCCCTCTTGGCGGTCGTTGGAATTTGCACATTTATAGTATTCATCCAATTCGATAGAGACAGCCGCTTCCAAATCTTTTGCAAGACCTGATTGAATTGATTTCTTTATGGCTTTAAGAGATAGCGGTGCATTTCTGCCGATCTCTTTTGCGATCTCCAGTGTTCTCGGAATCAGTTCTTCTTTGGACAAGACCTCATTTACAATACCAAAGCTCAAGGCTTGTTGAGCATCAATTTGATTTCCCCGGAACAGCATTTCTTTTGCGAGACCCAAAGGGATTGCGCGGGGCAAGAGCTGGGTGCCGCCGACTCCGGGAATAATTCCGAGCCGCACTTCCGGCAACGCCATTTTCGCATGATCAGCGGCGTATCGAAAGTCGCAGCTTAAAGCCATTTCCAAGCCGCCTCCAAGCGCAAAACCGTTTACAGCCGCAATAACTGGAAACGGGAATTTGCGCAGCAGTTCAAACGCCTCTTCAAAAATAATATGCTGTTCTTTCCACTGCTCATTGCTCATGCCTTTTCGCTCTTTTAAATCTGCACCGGCACAAAAACTTTTTTCACCCGAACCGGTCACCAC includes these proteins:
- a CDS encoding enoyl-CoA hydratase/isomerase family protein; the encoded protein is MAEWQTISLNDDLSEDHVYTLQLNRPAAMNSLNTLMGIELIECLNFLQEQTSVRVLVVTGSGEKSFCAGADLKERKGMSNEQWKEQHIIFEEAFELLRKFPFPVIAAVNGFALGGGLEMALSCDFRYAADHAKMALPEVRLGIIPGVGGTQLLPRAIPLGLAKEMLFRGNQIDAQQALSFGIVNEVLSKEELIPRTLEIAKEIGRNAPLSLKAIKKSIQSGLAKDLEAAVSIELDEYYKCANSNDRQEGIRSFNEKRQPEWRGE